TACCCACGCGAGAGCGAGAGGGTTTTGAACTGTTTACCGGAGCTCGTTTGAATTTCGACGTTCGCCCCGATTCCGTAGTAATTGGAATCCTGTCCCCGCAGTTCCAATACGATTCGATTCCCGTACAAGGAATCGTTTCGCATGAGGGTAACGTTGCCCTGGTAGTTGCCGTAAACAAGATCGAGGTCCCCATCTAAATCGAAATCGCCCGTGGCGGCCCCAAAACTAATCCCTATCTCATCCAAACCCCATTCATTACCAATTTCTTCGAAGCTCAAATTTCCCGTATTTCGAAATGCCAAATTCTTCTCCAGCAAAGGAGGACTCTTTTCAACGAGAGCGACTCTTTGCTGCGGGGATCGAGCTCGTCTAACCTTAGACATCAAGTCCGTGTTGTGCAGCTCCCGGATCATCCCCGTAGTGACATGCAAATCTGACCAGCCATCGTTGTCGAAATCCTCGAACCGGAGCGACCAGGTCCAATCTGTCGCTTCTAAACCCATGAGATGAGCAGCTTCGAAAAATGGCCCCATCCCAGAATTAAGGTAGACCACATTTCTGGGGTACTGCTGAGCAGCGAACGGATTGGAGTGAGGGTCCACGGCTTCGCCCCTTCCATCCACCATCCCTCTCATGTCTTTTTCGCGCGTTCGGGCCGCCATATCCGCCACCATAAAATCGATGAGCCCATCGTTGTTTAAATCCGCGATATCTGCCCCCATGGAGGAATTAGGGGTATGGGCGACCACATAGCTCAACACATCGACGAAGCGTCCGTCGCCAACATTGTGATACAGTCGATCGGAGGGCGTAAAATCATTGGCCACATACAGGTCTAGATACCCATCTTGATTGTAATCAATCCATGTGGCGGAATGCCCCTGTCCCGCGCCCGATATACCTGCTTTACGGGTAACGTTCTCAAAGGTTCCATCTCCGCGATTCCGGAAAAGGTAATCCTCTTGTCCACTCGGAGCTTCCTGCAAACTTAGGAGATTCGTTTGCAGATAAAAATCGAGATAACCGTCTCGGTCGAAATCCGCAAAAGATGCCATACCGCTGGCATCCCGGACATTTACTCCTGCTCGAATGGCTTTGTTTATAAAGGTACCATCCCCATTATTCCGATACAATCGATTTGGACTATTGTACCTACATTCGTAAATATCCAACCAGCCATCATTATCGTAATCAACAAAGGCAACACCTTGACACCAGCCTTGCGTGGAGCCCGCGACCCCTGCGGTTTCTGTCAGATCCTCAAACTGCCAATTGCCAAGATTCCGAAAGAGTCGATTGCTTTCAGTCTTACTGGCTAGGTATAGATCTGGCAGCCCGTCGCGGTCAAAGTCCCCCACCGCAACTCCTGTCCCCAGAGCCCCCAAAGAAAACTCCAAAAACCGCTCTCCCCACATAGATGGGTCTGCGTATTTATTTTCAAGATACACTCCTGAGTGTTCACTTCGAACCTCTTGAAACAAGGCTTCTCCTTGGCCTGAACTTTTTTCACTCAAGGGAGTTTTACTGACAACCTGCGAGTGAGACTCCTCGCAAGGCAGAAGAGAGAAAACGAAACAGAGAGATATAGGTATACGGTTCAAAACAGGGCGATCAAGGATTGGGGCAAAGCGAAAGGGAGGCTCCCGTCGGAACCTCCCTACTATCACTACTCTAAGATTATACCCATTTCTTAGAATGCAAGCGTAGTGGTGAAGAAGAACTGTCGCGGGTCGACGATGCGGTAAGCGGTCTTCTCGCCATCGGGGTTTATAGCGATAGGCTGTAAATCGCCGTCTTCCAGGACGTCACGAATATTCAGTTGGAATTTCAGGTCCGCCTTTCCTTCCATGATTTCCATCTTGTAGCTAGCCCACAGGTCAACGTGGAATTCCTCGCCGGAGTAAACCGGCTTATCCGGGTCCAACCTACGAATCAGCCCATCATCGTCAGCTTCCGCGGCAAGGTATCCAATAATCGCTGCATCTTCCCAGCGAGCGCTTCCTCCAATACCTAGTCCCTCGAACTTACCGTCAGTGAAGACGTAATTCGAAATCACGTTCCAACGCCATTCGCGTTGGCCCGGTGTTTTCTTTCCGGCAAGCGTCCGCTGCAATGCCATCTGCGAATCAACATTCGCATTAAACCACTTGGCGGGCGTATTGAGGACTCCGTGCAGAGCATTGCGTTTGAGGCCGATGTCCACAGGAGTATCGATACTGTCGTTGTTGTAGTCCCAGAAGCTCTGGAATCCCTCCGGCAAAGCGGTAGACGTAGCGTTTTGCCAGATTGGCAGACGTACCGCGAGCCAGTTTGTGTACTCAGGCGCGATGTCGCTAAATACAGTTTCCTGCCGGGCAAGGTTGAACTTGATGTTCCAATTTCTCAGCGGGTTATAAATAACCTGCAGCTCCGTACCCTTGGCCTCGAGCGTGCTGGTTCCCTGGACTGAATCGTTGTAGGTGTGATAGTTATCTGGATACTGCGTGATTTCATCGATACGAGCTTCGGCAGCCGCTCCGGTCAAACCTTCAGCGTCAGCCACCGCTGCCGCCCAGTCTCCGAAGAAGTCCTCGTCGAAGTAACCCATGCGCCAAATAAAGGTACCAGTACTTCCAACACGCGAATTGATTTGCCCAGCTTCGAAGAAGTTCAGGTTAGCGTAAAGCTTACCTTCAAGCAGGTTTAGTCCTACGCCCCAGTCCTTACCTTCTCCAGTAGGAAGCGGAAGCGGTTGGCCCGTTGACATATCGTAGACGACTCCAGCTGGTGTGAAGTTGTCAGACTCGTTGTAGTGGAAATTCAACCAATCAGTTGGCTTGAAAACGATCCCCTTGGATGAGGTGTCACCTGATACGGATTGCCAGTCTCCGAAGGAGGTTCCCACATCGGCTGGATCAGGCTGGCCCGTGGTGGGATCGATAACTGGGAACGAAGAGCTTCTACCCTCGTTGTCATCCGTTCTGAATCCGAGCGTCGTGATGATTTTGTCTTCCCAGAATCTACTTTGCAGAACAACCGCTTCCGAATCAGTATTAGTTTGGCCCGCGGTAGAGACAAAGTGCAGCACTTCGTCATGCGTAACGGATTCCGTGGTCCAATCCCATGAGCTTATGGGAGCATTACCCGCGAGATCGCCGCTAGCGTATCCAATCGGCATGGTGAAGATCCGTGGCTCGTTCAGGACGATGCCGGGATCGTAGTCTACATTTCCCGAATCGTCGCCTAGGTAGAGACGTCTGTAGATCGCCCCTCCCGTACCGGAAGTGTAGTTTTCCTGATTTACCCAAGCATTATCGGAAGTCACGACCTGACGCCAACGGTAGTAGGCCGTATCATAGCTGCGAGATGATACAAGTCCCATGGCACGATGGGAACCGAGGTGCTTCGTCCAATTATCGGAATGGGTGAAATCGAACTCATAGGCCAAAGTCGCCCTCCAGCTGCTGTTCTCTTCGACCTGCGTGAACGCATCCGGTTCACGAACCTCAATAAAGGGCCGCAAGAAATTCGGATTCGCCGATCCATCAAGCAGAACCTCGTTGACGTCTATTTCAATCGTAGCACCGGTCTGCTGTCCGATAAAGTAACTATTGTTCGCCTCGTATTCTTCTTCGAAGTAACCAAGGTTTAAGTACAAGTTAGGAAGAATCTGCTGATCGAGCTCCAAACTCTTAATAGTCGCGTCAGCGGATCCAACATTGCTGGATACGATATTAACGCTTTCCCAGTCGTAGAGGGATTGATCCGTCACACCTGGATAGATGAACAATGGCTGCGTATTGTCTCCGTCAGTACGCATCATCCGATAAACCGAATTCCCATCAACCGTGTCGGGCGAGATGCCAAGGCTTCGCTGGTGAGCGCTCGTTAGAACACCTTGGTCGAAGTTCAGTACCGGACGTCCCGAAGAAGTGGTCAAACCGGCAGGCAAGTCTGCATTGTCATCGATGGGTCCAAAGACTTCCCCATTGATCGTATAGGTACGGTCAACTGCATTCCAGGTCGGACTCCCCGCTTCGATCCACGGGGTAACCATATCGCGCGGAGTTACATTGTTGGGACGGCGATTCTCGTTTTCGTAATTCTCGTATGTCCCGCGGATTGTCGTTCGCTCAGACGGAGAGTAAGTCAAAGCGAGGTATTGCCGATCAGTGTCATCGTAGGATGGCTTGCGGCGGAACCCACGCTCCTCACGGAGCACCGCAAAATTAACGGCTAGAATATCGTCTATGACGGTTTTGTTGTACTGTGCGCTAGCGCGAAAAGCGTCATGGCTACCGAATCGAACCTGGACTTCCCCAAAGTCGTTCCCGATGACCGCCTTGTCTTGGCTCTGGTTTACGATACCTGCCGCACTCCCAAGTCCGAACAGAATGGAGTTCGGTCCCCGATTGATTTCAACGGTTTTCGTGTTGTAGGAATCAAAGGGAATACGAGCGATACTTGGGAAATAATCTCTCGCCGTATCCGCTGGAGCAATACCACGTACACGGTTCGCTGTAGCTGGACCACTGGCAGTTCCGCCATTACTCTTGCCCGCGCCTACGTCGTTAATAGCTCCACTTTTATCCACACTGTAGGCTGTGTAATTGCCGAGTCCTTCCGTATTCGCTTCATAGAGAAACACATCGTTGATGTCCACGGCCGCCGTATCTTCGAGTTGCTGATCGGTTACGACTGTGATGGAAGAGGCAAGGTCTGAAATGCTGCTATTGAGGCGGCTTCCGGCCAAAGTGTTTTCGGAGTAATAACCGATGTCGTTTTCTGAATTGGTCACTTCGAAGGGAGAGAGCTCATAGACTTGCTCTTCATCCACGTCGTCTTGTCCGTTCATTACCGAGGCGGGAACCGCGATGGCCACGATTCCCCGAAAAAGCTTTATGAGCCTTCGTTTCTTTGTTGAGTCAGGTAAATTCATTTGGGGGTCTAAATCTTCAATGTTGGGTGTAGTTTCTGGGGTATCCGAACGGTTCGCTTCTTTGCGAACTGCAGATCGTTTCAATATTCCAAACGCTCTCCCTCCACTAACCGGGACGGCCACGAGTGGGGTGCCCTCCAGCATCAGATCCAACGCCTTTTGGACTTCGTACCATCCCTTTACCGCGTTGGTAGGAACGGATGACGAACTTCCTACGGAGATAAGTATCTCCACCTCCCCTTGAGCCGCAGCGACCTTTAAGGTTTGAGCGACTAGACCAGCCTCCACTTCGAACAGTTTCGGCTCTGTATCGGCACGCAGAATACAGGTCCACGCTAGCATGCAGCCAACGAAGATCGACCAAACGTTGCGTTGGCAACGACTGCGAATCATTTAGGCAAAACTGGGGTAAGGGGACTAGGGGCATACTTCAGTCAGTACACCCCCTATGACACTTCAGATTTAAAAATTAACTAAAACAAATTTATGGATACAAGAATTAAGAAACTAAAAAACTATTCGCCGCTGTGTAGTATGATTTTGGATAAGCCTACTCGCTCCGCCCTTACGTGGTCTGTTAAGACAAGGAGCTCAACAAACTCATCAAGGCGATTCGGACGAAAGGCAGCTGTAACCGGAATCGCATTTAAGGCAACGTCGGCGATCACAATCTGCGTATGATTACGACGATTAAACTCGAGGATAACTTCGGATAGGGGCGTATCCGTAAAATCTAACATTTCGTTTTTCCATGCCAGTCTTTGCGAAATTTCTTCCTCCTCAACATCTTGGACGACTGGAGCCACTGGTTCCTTGTTGAGAGCGACCACTGAAAACTGGCCAGCATGCAGCTTGCGTACTAGAGGCTCTTTCTCCTCGACGATGCTTTCGTTGGTAGTTGCGATTGACGGATTCATAAGTACCCGCCCTTCGGTCACAATCACTTCCACTTGGTCAGGGTTTAAGGATACGTTAAAGGCAGTGCCAACCGCCTGAACCACTGCCCCGCGGGCACGAACAACGAAGGGACGATTGACATCCTTCGCCACCGTGAAATGGGCCTCCCCAGAAAGGAGATCGATCAAACGCTTATCATCGAGAAAGCGTACGGAAACTTGCGCCCCGCGGTTGAGTTCGACGATGGAGCCATCCTCCAATACGTGGTGCTCGTAGAAACGAGCCGATTCGCCTGATGCGAGCAAAGTTACAGCACCGTCATCGCCGTCGGAAACGAAATTCCAAACGAGCAAGGTCATCGCTAAAACAGCGGCCAAGCCAGAAACGAACCGATACCAGACCACGCTGGCCCGTTTTTCCGGCACTGCCAAAAGATCGGGGTTAGGCTCTAAGCTGTGCTCGGGACGCCACTGCGCCAGCAAGTCCATGGAGCGCCACACCGCTTCGCGTTCACGATAAACCGCAGCATGATCCGGATCTTCGGCCAGCCAGTCGAAAAATGCGTCCTGCTCTTGAGCGGTGATGCCGCGATCGTGTTTGGCGATCCATTCAGAGGCCTCTTCTTTAATTCGTTCCTCTCTTCGAGGATCGGACGGTTTGCTCTCGTCACTCATAACTTGCCAGTCTCGCAATAGCGGCCCACGAAATCCGCGCACTTGTTTACCCCGATGGAAATCTGGGCATTCACGGTGCGGGCCGAAATATTCAATTTGCGGGCGATGTCCCTTTGAGACATCCCGTATACTTTTCGTAAGGTAAAAATTTGCCTGCAGCGATCCGGCAGCGACTGGATCGCCTTAGTGAGAATCTCCAACTCTTGATTGCGAGCTACCGCCTCATGCACTCCTTCAGCGCCGTCGATGAACTCACAGTCTTCAAT
This genomic interval from Pelagicoccus albus contains the following:
- a CDS encoding FecR family protein, which codes for MSDESKPSDPRREERIKEEASEWIAKHDRGITAQEQDAFFDWLAEDPDHAAVYREREAVWRSMDLLAQWRPEHSLEPNPDLLAVPEKRASVVWYRFVSGLAAVLAMTLLVWNFVSDGDDGAVTLLASGESARFYEHHVLEDGSIVELNRGAQVSVRFLDDKRLIDLLSGEAHFTVAKDVNRPFVVRARGAVVQAVGTAFNVSLNPDQVEVIVTEGRVLMNPSIATTNESIVEEKEPLVRKLHAGQFSVVALNKEPVAPVVQDVEEEEISQRLAWKNEMLDFTDTPLSEVILEFNRRNHTQIVIADVALNAIPVTAAFRPNRLDEFVELLVLTDHVRAERVGLSKIILHSGE
- a CDS encoding RNA polymerase sigma factor, with the translated sequence MPPESPDESDWFREHLQPHDSMLRAWLRSRFPSGVDLDDVMQEAYLKVMKAHAQKEVKAPKAFLFATARNLALNSVRHAKVRGETTALPIEDCEFIDGAEGVHEAVARNQELEILTKAIQSLPDRCRQIFTLRKVYGMSQRDIARKLNISARTVNAQISIGVNKCADFVGRYCETGKL